From one Amycolatopsis sp. FDAARGOS 1241 genomic stretch:
- a CDS encoding GtrA family protein gives MRAFLAKHRELLRFAVVGGASFLITTAVTYVLKFTVLRENPVTALIVGVLVATIFSYVANREWSFRTRGGRERTHEAALFFLISGIALGLNALPQWISRYVLDLREPHLSLFGQEAADFVSGMIIGTLLGTLFRWWAFKKWVFPTEGARLRAVKEPDEPNIPGRKAA, from the coding sequence GTGCGCGCGTTCCTGGCGAAGCATCGTGAGCTGCTACGGTTCGCCGTGGTCGGCGGCGCGAGCTTCCTCATCACCACGGCTGTCACCTATGTCCTGAAGTTCACCGTGCTGCGGGAGAACCCGGTGACGGCGCTCATCGTGGGCGTGCTGGTCGCGACGATCTTCTCCTACGTCGCCAACCGCGAGTGGTCCTTCCGCACCCGCGGCGGGCGCGAACGGACCCACGAAGCCGCGCTGTTCTTCCTCATCAGCGGCATCGCGCTCGGGCTCAACGCGCTGCCGCAGTGGATCTCGCGTTACGTGCTCGACCTGAGGGAGCCGCACCTGAGCCTGTTCGGCCAGGAAGCGGCCGACTTCGTGAGCGGCATGATCATCGGGACGCTGCTCGGCACGTTGTTCCGCTGGTGGGCGTTCAAGAAGTGGGTGTTCCCTACGGAGGGTGCTCGCCTGCGCGCGGTGAAGGAACCCGACGAACCGAACATTCCGGGCCGCAAGGCCGCCTGA